One window of the Thermasporomyces composti genome contains the following:
- a CDS encoding thermonuclease family protein, translated as MRRRTLRPTECYGQEVSVRARDLFAGASVRLESRPVASRLGSCGRTFAYVWRRDGRMFSEVMVKEGFAAKYTCGAASTCRARFQPQSVRLARPTPARGGVRRGRAGGVRTGLDVRP; from the coding sequence CTGAGACGAAGAACCCTCCGACCCACCGAGTGCTACGGGCAGGAGGTGTCCGTGCGGGCGCGTGACTTGTTCGCCGGAGCGTCGGTTCGGCTCGAGTCTCGACCCGTCGCAAGCCGGCTCGGCAGCTGCGGCCGCACCTTCGCGTATGTGTGGAGGCGCGATGGGCGCATGTTCAGCGAGGTCATGGTCAAGGAAGGCTTCGCGGCGAAGTACACCTGCGGTGCGGCGTCCACGTGCCGGGCGAGGTTCCAGCCGCAGAGCGTGCGGCTCGCCCGGCCCACGCCGGCCCGTGGGGGAGTGCGGCGCGGACGAGCCGGCGGTGTCCGCACCGGACTCGACGTCCGGCCGTGA
- a CDS encoding DUF7581 domain-containing protein, whose amino-acid sequence MLEVQALDLRLDQLAHRRRTLPEAAEVERLQSERKELEAAVVAAATKVEDLTREQSKAERDVEQVRARRERDEQRLQAGQVASPKDLENLQHEIESLTKRQSDLEDVQLEIMERLEAATAEHDELRQKLSEVESRLEATERTRDEAYAAIDAEAENVRRDRAEAAADVTDELLALYEKIRSQQGGIGAAALRQRRCEGCRMELDTSYLLKVAAAPPDEVLRCEECRRILVRTADSGV is encoded by the coding sequence CTGCTCGAGGTCCAGGCCCTCGACCTTCGCCTCGACCAGCTCGCCCACCGGCGTCGTACGCTTCCCGAGGCCGCCGAGGTGGAGCGGTTGCAGAGCGAACGCAAGGAGCTCGAGGCGGCCGTGGTCGCGGCCGCGACCAAGGTCGAGGACCTGACCCGTGAGCAGAGCAAGGCCGAGCGTGACGTCGAGCAGGTGCGGGCCCGCCGGGAGCGGGACGAGCAGCGCCTGCAGGCCGGCCAGGTCGCCTCGCCGAAGGACCTGGAGAACCTCCAGCACGAGATCGAGTCACTGACCAAGCGACAGTCCGACCTGGAGGATGTCCAGCTCGAGATCATGGAGCGGCTGGAAGCCGCGACCGCCGAGCACGACGAGCTGCGCCAGAAGCTGTCGGAGGTGGAGAGCCGGCTGGAGGCCACCGAGCGGACGCGCGACGAGGCGTACGCGGCGATCGACGCCGAGGCCGAGAACGTCCGACGTGACCGCGCCGAGGCCGCCGCGGACGTCACGGACGAGCTGCTCGCGCTGTACGAGAAGATCCGCTCCCAGCAAGGCGGCATCGGGGCGGCGGCGCTTCGGCAGCGTCGCTGCGAGGGCTGCCGGATGGAGCTCGACACCAGCTACCTCCTCAAGGTCGCCGCCGCGCCCCCGGACGAGGTGCTGCGCTGCGAGGAGTGCCGGCGGATCCTGGTTCGTACAGCCGACTCGGGCGTGTGA
- a CDS encoding DoxX family membrane protein, with amino-acid sequence MTTQRKAPTIQRHAATKEASLMPRQRTANASTTADATRPVTLGARALAVLRVAIGFTFLWAFLDKTFGLGYATTSERAWLNGGSPTYGFLSNVSVGPFESMFNSWAGAAWADWLFMLGLLGIGVAVIAGVALRIAAISGTIMMLLMWAAEWPLARTLSTGEPSMSTNPLVDYHIIYALVLIALAVTHAGNTWGFGRVWAKLPVVRETAWLR; translated from the coding sequence ATGACGACCCAGCGGAAGGCACCGACGATTCAGCGGCACGCGGCAACCAAGGAGGCGTCCCTCATGCCCCGGCAACGCACCGCCAACGCGTCAACCACCGCTGACGCAACTCGACCCGTCACCCTCGGCGCCAGGGCACTCGCTGTCCTCCGTGTGGCGATCGGGTTCACGTTCCTCTGGGCCTTCCTGGACAAGACGTTCGGGCTGGGTTACGCGACGACGAGCGAGCGGGCATGGCTCAACGGTGGCTCGCCGACGTACGGCTTCCTCAGCAACGTGTCCGTCGGGCCGTTCGAGTCGATGTTCAACAGCTGGGCCGGCGCGGCCTGGGCCGACTGGCTGTTCATGCTGGGCCTGCTGGGCATCGGCGTCGCAGTCATCGCCGGTGTCGCACTGCGCATCGCCGCGATCTCCGGCACGATCATGATGCTCCTCATGTGGGCGGCCGAGTGGCCCCTGGCGCGGACGCTCTCGACAGGAGAGCCCAGCATGTCGACCAACCCCCTCGTCGACTACCACATCATCTACGCGCTGGTTCTGATCGCCCTGGCGGTGACACACGCGGGGAACACGTGGGGATTCGGTCGCGTGTGGGCCAAGCTCCCGGTCGTCCGTGAGACCGCCTGGCTGCGCTAG
- a CDS encoding bifunctional RNase H/acid phosphatase has protein sequence MSGGESRRLIVEVDGGARGNPGPAAFGVVIRDPDSGDVLARAAEPIGVATNNVAEYEGLIAGLRLAREVDPGAALEVRMDSRLVIEQMAGRWKIKHADMRRLALRARELAPADTTWTWVPRERNVAADALLNTVLDGGAPVRWISPRVTRDHAATARADQTVAADSRALGEATTVLLLRHGETERDQVGRLAGREAGAVPLTERGREQAASVASAVARRGGAAVVVTSPLQPAQETAEVVAAELGVPVRVEPDLAEVSLGAWEGHSVAEVRRRWPEEWAAWRSSSAVAPPGGESLDHALSRVRGVHERLLASYAGQPVVVVTHTVVIGLLICEALGVPPHAAHRLDVAPGSLSEVRWYDAERASLRTFGVTGL, from the coding sequence TTGTCGGGAGGAGAGAGCCGCCGGCTGATCGTCGAGGTGGACGGCGGGGCGCGCGGAAACCCCGGCCCGGCCGCGTTCGGCGTCGTGATTCGCGACCCGGACTCCGGCGACGTGCTGGCTCGCGCCGCCGAGCCGATCGGGGTCGCCACCAACAACGTCGCCGAGTACGAGGGGCTGATCGCCGGCCTGCGCCTCGCTCGCGAGGTCGACCCCGGCGCCGCGCTCGAGGTCCGCATGGACAGCCGGCTGGTCATCGAGCAGATGGCCGGCCGGTGGAAGATCAAGCATGCCGACATGCGCCGGCTGGCCCTGCGCGCACGGGAGCTCGCGCCGGCGGACACCACCTGGACGTGGGTGCCCCGCGAGCGCAACGTCGCCGCTGACGCGTTGCTCAACACCGTACTCGACGGTGGCGCCCCTGTCCGGTGGATCTCGCCGCGGGTGACACGCGATCACGCCGCCACGGCGAGGGCTGACCAGACGGTGGCGGCTGACAGTCGGGCGTTGGGTGAGGCGACGACAGTTCTCCTGCTTCGGCACGGCGAGACCGAGCGCGACCAGGTGGGGCGGTTGGCCGGGCGAGAGGCCGGTGCTGTCCCGCTCACCGAGCGGGGACGCGAACAGGCGGCGTCCGTGGCGAGCGCGGTCGCGCGACGTGGCGGGGCCGCGGTTGTCGTCACCTCACCCCTCCAGCCGGCCCAGGAGACCGCTGAGGTGGTCGCCGCGGAGCTCGGCGTGCCCGTGCGTGTCGAGCCTGACCTGGCGGAGGTGTCGCTCGGCGCGTGGGAGGGGCACTCCGTCGCGGAGGTCCGCCGACGGTGGCCGGAGGAGTGGGCGGCCTGGCGCTCGTCGTCCGCCGTAGCACCGCCGGGCGGCGAGTCACTCGACCACGCGCTCAGCCGTGTTCGAGGCGTCCACGAGCGTCTGCTGGCGTCGTACGCCGGCCAACCGGTCGTCGTGGTCACCCACACCGTGGTGATCGGACTCCTGATCTGCGAGGCGCTCGGCGTCCCTCCGCACGCGGCCCACCGGCTCGACGTGGCGCCTGGCTCCTTGAGCGAGGTCCGCTGGTACGACGCCGAACGGGCGTCACTGCGCACCTTTGGCGTCACCGGCCTCTAG
- a CDS encoding excalibur calcium-binding domain-containing protein, whose product MIHTSACREATSNGDGPSYQGRDPESDWYVDRDKDGVVWE is encoded by the coding sequence TTGATCCACACCTCGGCGTGTCGCGAGGCGACGTCGAACGGCGACGGCCCGTCCTACCAGGGGAGGGATCCGGAGTCCGACTGGTACGTCGACCGTGACAAGGACGGCGTGGTGTGGGAGTGA
- a CDS encoding NAD-dependent epimerase/dehydratase family protein: MSSPRVLVTGAAGGVASMLLPGLRDSWRLVLTDRVPVPGGLVGDLTDPDFVARITEGVDAVVHLAACPDPNASWDELRTANVEVVATLLAAGVPRVVLASSAHVMGQYARTGRVPIDPDSPVAPCCPYGATKAFAEALGRVFAYRTGASVIVLRLGATTPEPPASSALSGWLGPADLHQLVSRALVADVGYAVCAGVSANTRTIWDTRNTIGYEPVLDSEAYAHQVPDDDGWGLCAPRGDVGRRGVRSPKATDSGPRG, from the coding sequence GTGTCTTCTCCTCGTGTCCTTGTCACCGGCGCCGCGGGTGGCGTCGCCTCGATGCTGCTGCCGGGCTTGCGAGACTCCTGGCGCCTCGTCCTGACCGATCGTGTGCCGGTGCCCGGCGGCCTCGTGGGCGACCTCACCGACCCGGACTTCGTCGCGCGGATCACCGAGGGCGTCGACGCAGTCGTCCACCTTGCCGCCTGTCCCGATCCGAACGCGAGCTGGGATGAGCTGCGGACCGCCAACGTCGAGGTCGTCGCGACGCTCCTCGCGGCCGGTGTCCCGCGGGTCGTCCTCGCGAGCTCGGCGCATGTGATGGGGCAATACGCCAGGACCGGCCGCGTACCCATCGACCCAGACTCGCCGGTCGCACCGTGCTGTCCCTACGGCGCGACGAAGGCGTTCGCCGAGGCGCTCGGACGGGTGTTCGCCTACCGCACCGGCGCGTCGGTGATCGTCCTCCGGCTGGGTGCGACCACTCCGGAGCCGCCGGCGTCGAGCGCGCTGAGCGGCTGGCTGGGCCCAGCTGACCTCCACCAGCTCGTGTCTCGCGCCCTCGTCGCCGACGTTGGCTACGCGGTGTGTGCCGGTGTCTCCGCCAACACCCGGACCATCTGGGACACCCGCAACACCATCGGTTACGAGCCTGTCCTCGACTCCGAGGCGTACGCGCACCAGGTACCGGACGACGACGGCTGGGGACTGTGCGCGCCAAGAGGCGATGTGGGGCGACGCGGTGTCCGCTCACCCAAGGCCACCGACAGCGGTCCACGCGGCTAG